The Stegostoma tigrinum isolate sSteTig4 chromosome 9, sSteTig4.hap1, whole genome shotgun sequence genome includes a region encoding these proteins:
- the ndufaf7 gene encoding protein arginine methyltransferase NDUFAF7, mitochondrial isoform X1: MIKLCTMRFFSGIKHLCSGVSSYISKKGSPDWLAHNRAQWIRLCSRTSEIIKESNQDSMILKHLILKIKSTGPISVAEYMREVLTNPVTGYYQHRDVLGPQGDFITSPEISQIFGELLGVWCVSEWMAAGKPKTFQLVELGPGRGTLASDALRVFSQLHSVLKDSEISVHLVEVSPKLSEVQAQLLTEGEHHLLHDPNGAIYKTGTTKTGLPISWYKDLQDVPKEFSFYIAHEFFDVLPIHKFQKTKHGWREILIDIEPNSPGKLRFVLAPHATLASKTLIQQRDDERDHIEICPEAGIIVQNLATRITEDGGAALIADYGHNGTKTDTFRGFRGHQLHDVLTAPGTADLTADVDFSYLRQMTKCKVTSLGPIPQHEFLKNMGIDVRLQVLLRNASDPATHTDLIDSYDVIMNPEKMGNRFKFFVLLPCNRLISSQDTKNMKRGPMTSPVAGFSELQL, encoded by the exons ATGATAAAACTGTGTACGATGAGGTTCTTTTCTGGAATAAAACATTTATGTAGCGGAGTGTCCTCCTACATTTCTAAAAAAGGCTCTCCAG ATTGGCTGGCCCATAATCGTGCACAATGGATAAGATTATGTTCCAGGACATCAGAAATTATAAAAGAAAGCAATCAAGATAGTATGATACTAAAGcacctgattttaaaaataaaatcaacaggCCCGATTTCAGTCGCAGAATATATGAGAGAAGTTTTAACCAATCCTGTCACA GGATATTATCAACACAGGGATGTTCTAGGACCACAAGGAGACTTCATTACATCACCTGAAATTAGTCAGATATTTGGAGAA CTACTTGGAGTGTGGTGTGTAAGCGAGTGGATGGCTGCTGGCAAACCAAAAACATTTCAACTAGTAGAACTTGGGCCTGGCAGGGGTACTTTAGCAAGTGATGCTCTAAGG GTTTTCAGCCAACTTCATTCTGTGCTGAAGGACTCTGAGATTTCAGTGCATTTAGTTGAGGTGAGCCCTAAGCTTAGCGAAGTTCAGGCGCAGCTTCTGACTGAAGGAGAGCACCATTTACTACACGATCCAAATGGTGCAATTTATAAAACAGGTACAACCAAAACAGGACTTCCAATCTCCTGGTACAAGGATCTACAGGATGTGCCTAAAG AATTCAGCTTTTATATTGCGCATGAGTTTTTTGATGTACTTCCAATACACAAGTTTCAG AAAACAAAGCATGGCTGGCGTGAAATATTGATTGACATTGAGCCCAACTCCCCTGGAAAACTTCGGTTTGTTCTAGCACCTCATGCCACTTTGGcttccaaaacattaattcag CAGAGAGATGATGAAAGAGACCATATAGAGATATGTCCTGAGGCTGGTATCATTGTTCAGAATCTGGCCACCCGAATCACTGAAGATGGGGGAGCAGCACTAATAGCAGATTATGGCCATAATGGAACAAAAACTGACACATTTAGA GGTTTTCGTGGACATCAGCTACATGATGTGCTCACAGCACCTGGAACTGCAGACTTGACAGCAGATGTTGATTTCAGCTACCTTCGGCAAATGACAAAGTGTAAAGTGACTTCGCTAGGACCAATTCCACAGCATGAGTTTTTGAAGAATATGGGCATTGATGTGAGACTTCAG GTACTGCTCAGGAATGCATCTGacccagccacacacacagatttaATTGATTCCTATGATGTGATCATGAATCCTGAGAAAATGGGGAATCGATTcaagttttttgttttgttgcctTGTAATAGATTAATTTCAAGCCAAGATACAAAGAATATGAAACGTGGTCCAATGACATCACCTGTTGCAGGATTCAGTGAACTGCAGTTGTAA
- the ndufaf7 gene encoding protein arginine methyltransferase NDUFAF7, mitochondrial isoform X2 codes for MIKLCTMRFFSGIKHLCSGVSSYISKKGSPDWLAHNRAQWIRLCSRTSEIIKESNQDSMILKHLILKIKSTGPISVAEYMREVLTNPVTGYYQHRDVLGPQGDFITSPEISQIFGELLGVWCVSEWMAAGKPKTFQLVELGPGRGTLASDALRVFSQLHSVLKDSEISVHLVEVSPKLSEVQAQLLTEGEHHLLHDPNGAIYKTGTTKTGLPISWYKDLQDVPKEFSFYIAHEFFDVLPIHKFQKTKHGWREILIDIEPNSPGKLRFVLAPHATLASKTLIQRDDERDHIEICPEAGIIVQNLATRITEDGGAALIADYGHNGTKTDTFRGFRGHQLHDVLTAPGTADLTADVDFSYLRQMTKCKVTSLGPIPQHEFLKNMGIDVRLQVLLRNASDPATHTDLIDSYDVIMNPEKMGNRFKFFVLLPCNRLISSQDTKNMKRGPMTSPVAGFSELQL; via the exons ATGATAAAACTGTGTACGATGAGGTTCTTTTCTGGAATAAAACATTTATGTAGCGGAGTGTCCTCCTACATTTCTAAAAAAGGCTCTCCAG ATTGGCTGGCCCATAATCGTGCACAATGGATAAGATTATGTTCCAGGACATCAGAAATTATAAAAGAAAGCAATCAAGATAGTATGATACTAAAGcacctgattttaaaaataaaatcaacaggCCCGATTTCAGTCGCAGAATATATGAGAGAAGTTTTAACCAATCCTGTCACA GGATATTATCAACACAGGGATGTTCTAGGACCACAAGGAGACTTCATTACATCACCTGAAATTAGTCAGATATTTGGAGAA CTACTTGGAGTGTGGTGTGTAAGCGAGTGGATGGCTGCTGGCAAACCAAAAACATTTCAACTAGTAGAACTTGGGCCTGGCAGGGGTACTTTAGCAAGTGATGCTCTAAGG GTTTTCAGCCAACTTCATTCTGTGCTGAAGGACTCTGAGATTTCAGTGCATTTAGTTGAGGTGAGCCCTAAGCTTAGCGAAGTTCAGGCGCAGCTTCTGACTGAAGGAGAGCACCATTTACTACACGATCCAAATGGTGCAATTTATAAAACAGGTACAACCAAAACAGGACTTCCAATCTCCTGGTACAAGGATCTACAGGATGTGCCTAAAG AATTCAGCTTTTATATTGCGCATGAGTTTTTTGATGTACTTCCAATACACAAGTTTCAG AAAACAAAGCATGGCTGGCGTGAAATATTGATTGACATTGAGCCCAACTCCCCTGGAAAACTTCGGTTTGTTCTAGCACCTCATGCCACTTTGGcttccaaaacattaattcag AGAGATGATGAAAGAGACCATATAGAGATATGTCCTGAGGCTGGTATCATTGTTCAGAATCTGGCCACCCGAATCACTGAAGATGGGGGAGCAGCACTAATAGCAGATTATGGCCATAATGGAACAAAAACTGACACATTTAGA GGTTTTCGTGGACATCAGCTACATGATGTGCTCACAGCACCTGGAACTGCAGACTTGACAGCAGATGTTGATTTCAGCTACCTTCGGCAAATGACAAAGTGTAAAGTGACTTCGCTAGGACCAATTCCACAGCATGAGTTTTTGAAGAATATGGGCATTGATGTGAGACTTCAG GTACTGCTCAGGAATGCATCTGacccagccacacacacagatttaATTGATTCCTATGATGTGATCATGAATCCTGAGAAAATGGGGAATCGATTcaagttttttgttttgttgcctTGTAATAGATTAATTTCAAGCCAAGATACAAAGAATATGAAACGTGGTCCAATGACATCACCTGTTGCAGGATTCAGTGAACTGCAGTTGTAA